A genomic window from Diospyros lotus cultivar Yz01 chromosome 2, ASM1463336v1, whole genome shotgun sequence includes:
- the LOC127795924 gene encoding probable long-chain-alcohol O-fatty-acyltransferase 5 encodes MENSSAFWSTLNRSMEEEMMNFVLVSLSVVSSLFYCSAIAGKFVPHGTARFLAVCPVICLFLYLPLFLNTVSLGATISFMISWLANFRLLLFAFGRGPLSSPLSFPNFVLVAILPIKVRVRTNSGLKTHKSPLNYAAKAALEAVVIYLLSRYRSLLHPKLVTSLYCFHIYISLEFWLAIMAALARALARLEIDPGFDEPYLASSLQDFWGRRWNLIVASTLRPAVYDPVRRVAATWMGREWASMAAVVATFSVSGLMHELILYHVERRKPTWEMTGFFLLHEVCLGLEIRVKKALNIGKFGLPWMVSGPMVILFVVFTGSCLFFPPIVRCETDIRTGRETAAVLDFVKHLTYLD; translated from the coding sequence ATGGAAAATTCTTCAGCCTTTTGGTCAACCCTCAATCGATCCATGGAAGAAGAGATGATGAATTTCGTGTTGGTATCTCTCTCAGTTGTGTCCTCCCTCTTCTACTGCAGCGCCATTGCTGGTAAGTTTGTTCCCCATGGAACTGCAAGATTTCTTGCTGTTTGCCCTGTGATTTGCCTCTTTCTATACCTTCCTCTCTTCCTCAACACTGTCAGTCTCGGCGCTACAATCTCTTTCATGATCTCATGGCTTGCCAACTTCAGGCTCCTCCTCTTCGCCTTTGGCCGAGGCCCTTTATCCTCCCCCCTCTCATTCCCCAATTTCGTGCTCGTCGCCATCCTACCCATCAAAGTTCGTGTTAGAACAAACTCGGGACTCAAAACCCACAAATCACCTCTAAACTATGCTGCAAAGGCCGCCCTCGAGGCTGTGGTCATTTACTTGCTGTCACGTTACAGAAGCTTGCTACACCCCAAACTCGTAACCTCGCTCTACTGCTTCCACATTTACATCTCTCTGGAGTTCTGGCTTGCCATTATGGCGGCTCTAGCTCGAGCTTTGGCCCGGCTGGAGATCGACCCAGGGTTCGACGAGCCCTACCTAGCAAGCTCACTGCAAGATTTTTGGGGCAGAAGATGGAATCTCATTGTAGCGAGCACTCTCCGGCCAGCCGTTTATGATCCTGTAAGAAGAGTTGCCGCAACTTGGATGGGAAGAGAATGGGCTTCCATGGCGGCAGTGGTTGCGACGTTTTCTGTGTCTGGTCTGATGCATGAGTTGATTCTCTACCATGTTGAAAGAAGGAAACCAACGTGGGAGATGACGggcttcttcctcctccatgAAGTCTGTTTGGGCCTGGAAATCCGTGTCAAGAAAGCTCTGAATATTGGCAAGTTTGGGCTGCCATGGATGGTGTCCGGGCCAATGGTGATTTTGTTTGTGGTGTTTACTGGTTCATGCCTATTTTTTCCTCCGATTGTAAGATGCGAAACCGACATCAGGACCGGGAGAGAGACTGCTGCTGTACTAGACTTTGTGAAGCATCTTACATATTTAGATTGa
- the LOC127795926 gene encoding uncharacterized protein LOC127795926, with protein MEERRLVTTARVCCILLLVMLSPALACPPDGSRCQNCIVDRFKQGCPPCVPIMQCMARCLWDGNSRAKCTKKCDCNDDYPKLSDCKKCLSRCKCSCATA; from the coding sequence ATGGAGGAGAGAAGGTTGGTCACCACAGCAAGAGTCTGCTGCATACTGCTACTAGTGATGCTGTCGCCGGCCCTGGCCTGTCCACCGGACGGCAGCCGGTGCCAGAACTGCATCGTTGACCGGTTCAAGCAAGGCTGCCCGCCATGCGTGCCGATTATGCAATGCATGGCGCGATGCCTGTGGGATGGGAACTCGCGGGCAAAGTGCACCAAGAAGTGTGACTGCAACGATGACTACCCAAAGCTCTCTGACTGCAAGAAGTGTTTGTCTCGCTGCAAATGCAGCTGTGCCACTGCCTAG
- the LOC127795925 gene encoding BAG family molecular chaperone regulator 5, mitochondrial, giving the protein MKASRQPRFFSSSATTVTYTYQNDDSPTQPHAKTTQISIESDSPPSAAAVAAAVKIQSSYRSYIVRNLVKKIAAANSEASRLERLIQRQETVDAVRADPRERIRMNEALMGLLLRLDSVPGVTPTVRELRRQVSRRIVGLQEILDAVSQERVEDWELGFGWNWVDDIVAKMEEDVCRERGGLEMERFCSGHLGFRCLQRFLRDQ; this is encoded by the coding sequence ATGAAAGCCTCTCGCCAACCTCGCTTCTTCTCGTCGTCCGCCACCACCGTCACCTACACCTACCAAAACGACGACTCGCCCACTCAACCTCACGCCAAAACCACCCAAATCTCCATCGAATCCGATTCCCCGCCGTCCGCCGCCGCCGTCGCCGCCGCCGTCAAAATACAGTCTTCCTACCGGTCCTACATAGTCCGAAACCTCGTGAAGAAGATCGCCGCCGCCAATTCGGAGGCCAGCCGCCTTGAGCGCCTGATCCAACGGCAGGAAACGGTCGACGCAGTCAGGGCGGACCCACGGGAGAGGATCAGGATGAACGAGGCCCTGATGGGGCTGCTGCTGCGTCTGGATTCGGTGCCCGGCGTGACGCCGACGGTGAGGGAGCTGCGGAGGCAGGTCAGCCGTCGGATCGTGGGGCTGCAGGAGATTTTGGACGCCGTTTCGCAGGAGAGGGTTGAAGATTGGGAATTAGGGTTTGGGTGGAATTGGGTGGACGACATCGTGGCAAAGATGGAGGAGGATGTTTGTAGAGAGAGGGGTGGGCTTGAAATGGAGAGGTTTTGCTCCGGGCATTTGGGGTTTCGCTGCCTCCAAAGGTTCCTTCGCGAccaatga
- the LOC127794535 gene encoding fumarylacetoacetase-like, whose protein sequence is MDLESFVEVQPDSHFPIQNLPYGVFKPESGSEARPGVAIGDYVLDLSVIASAGLFDGPLLNGSDCFNQPNLNKFLAMGRPAWKEARATIQKLLSSTEPTLRDNEVLRQKSLLPMDNVKMLLPIAVGDYTDFFASMHHAKNCGTMFLKTKNPIPPNWFHLPIGYHGRASSVVISGTEIVRPRGQGRPSGNTPPYFGPSQKLDFELEMAAVVGPGNELGKPIDISEAGDHIFGVVLMNDWSARDIQSWEIVPLGPFLGKSFGTTISPWIVTLDALEPFTCDAPKQDPHPLPYLVEKISKNYDIQLEVRIKPVGEDHSYVVTRSNFKHLYWTLTQQLAHHTVNGCNLRPGDLLGTGTISGPEPESYGCLLELTWNGEKSLSLGGKTRMFLEDGDEVIFTGCSKGNGFNVGFGTCSGKILPSSH, encoded by the exons ATGGATTTGGAGTCGTTCGTTGAAGTCCAGCCGGACTCTCACTTCCCGATCCAGAATCTTCCATATGGCGTCTTCAAGCCTGAATCGGGTTCGGAGGCCAGACCGGGCGTGGCCATCGGCGACTACGTCTTGGATCTCTCCGTCATCGCTTCAGCTGGCCTCTTTGATGGTCCGCTTCTCAACGGTTCCGATTGCTTCAATCAG CCGAATCTTAACAAGTTCTTGGCTATGGGACGTCCTGCATGGAAGGAAGCTCGTGCAACAATTCAAAAGCTTCTATCTT CTACAGAACCAACATTACGTGATAATGAAGTTCTGAGACAGAAGTCACTTCTACCCATG GACAACGTCAAAATGCTTCTTCCTATTGCCGTAGGGGATTATACAGATTTCTTTGCATCTATGCATCATGCAAAAAATTGTGGGACGatgtttcttaaaacaaaaaatccaaTTCCACCAAACTG GTTTCATCTTCCAATTGGGTATCATGGACGAGCATCATCTGTTGTTATTTCTGGAACTGAAATTGTTAGACCAAG AGGTCAAGGTCGTCCTTCTGGCAATACTCCACCATATTTCGGACCTTCACAGAAGCTGGACTTTGAACTTGAAATG GCTGCTGTAGTTGGTCCAGGAAATGAATTGGGGAAGCCTATAGACATCAGTGAGGCTGGAGATCATATTTTTGGTGTTGTGTTGATGAATGACTGGAGTG CTAGAGATATACAGTCATGGGAAATTGTGCCTCTTGGGCCTTTCCTTGGGAAAAGTTTTG GTACGACAATATCCCCTTGGATAGTCACCTTAGATGCTCTTGAACCCTTTACTTGTGATGCTCCCAAACAG GATCCTCATCCATTGCCATATCTTGTTGAAAAGATATCAAAGAACTATGACATCCAGTTGGAG GTTCGGATTAAACCTGTTGGAGAAGATCATTCATATGTTGTCACAAGGAGTAACTTCAAACACTT ATATTGGACACTGACTCAACAACTTGCACATCATACCGTTAACGGTTGCAACTTGAGGCCCGGTGACCTCCTCGGGACTGGGACAATAAGCGGACCT GAACCTGAATCTTATGGATGCTTGCTGGAATTAACATGGAATGGAGAAAAATCGCTCTCATTAGGTGGAAAAACTCGGATGTTTCTAGAAGATGGAGATGAAGTCATCTTTACAGGATGCAGCAAG GGGAATGGCTTCAATGTTGGATTTGGGACATGCTCTGGGAAGATTCTTCCGTCGTCACATTAA